The genomic interval TATGACAACACTGGGGAAAGCAATTGAGCTCTGGAAGTGCAACAACGACTGAGCATCTAAAGTTTATACAGGAGTTACTTGTAACAGTTGAATTAATGTTTAATCGTATGAGGTGTTTTTCTAATTGTTATTTCTGTTGCGCTTCATACATTACCTACCTAAATGTTATGGAAAAAAAGCAACGTCAAGGAAGACAGGTTTCAtgtatactgtccttcaaacatAACTGAAGGTTATTCAAAACAAAGCAACACCAAGGCAGATATATTTCACCTACATACCATCATATTCCTCCCAGTCGCAAGTCCTTTTCTTCTTAGGTGACGCTACTCTCCTCTTCATAAGGTTTCCCACCGACTTGTGGGACTCAGTGGTGGACATCAGTTCTGCTTGTGGCGGAGGACACACTTCAAAGTTGACATTTTTGACCCGTATGCTGCCATCTAATAATTTAAGCCGATGGAACTTCCGGCAAAATTGTGACCCTTCAAACACCATCTGCAAAATGAATGAAACGTAAAGAATCACAGAGAAGAACAGAAGAACAAACTCAACTCTGCAAACAAAtgatgtttgactttcttcGTACCCCATCTGAAACATTCAGTTCCGTGTCATTCATTCAACGCGACTTACCTTGGGAAACGTAAATGAATCAGGAAGAATCACAGAGAAGAAACTATGCCTGCAACGGCATTTACCTTggcaatttgtttgtttgcttaacgcccagccgaccacgaagggccatatcagggcggtgctgctttgacatataacgtgcgccacacacaagacagaagtcgcagcacaggcttcatgtctcacccagtcacattgttctgacaccggaccaaccagtcttagcactaaccccataatgccaaacgccaggcggagcagccactagattgccaattttaaagtcttaggtatgacccggccggcgttcgaacccacgacctcacgatcacagggcggatgccttaccactaggccaaccgagcCGGTACCTTGGCAATCTAATACACATTTCGTacaattgttttgtttacaggTCTCACATAACCGCCGCTTAGATATGGATACTCTCAAAATCAACCCAACATAAACGTAAGAAAATGAGTTGAGACTGGTTGGACTCAGATGTTACCTATCTGAAATGTGCCTGGCACGGTGTTGCCTTGTTTCAATTACATGTAGACATGTAGGTATATGTCTGTTGTGTGTGCACCGCTTTTGTGCAATCGATTGTTATTGAATGTGGAATAATTATACTCCAACAGTGCAAAGTTACATACCCTGTAGGGTACATCGTCGCACTTCACTCGTTCAGCGACAAGCTTCGAGAAACGATCGTAAAATCCAGTGTATTGAGTTGTCGACCATATCGTCTGTTCTCCCTCTTCTGTCAGTCTTATCAGGGACAGTCGACAGGTAGGCCTACTCCAGTTGGGAAACGGTATGAAGTACTGGAAACTCAGCCTACACTTGTATCCTTGCAAGGGAGGCAACCATGGGCTCGCTAATCTGCCTTTGTCCTTGTAGTTTCTTTTCATGTTCAGCTCCATAAATCCAGGTTCTGGAGAAAAATTAGAAGATGTatccataaaatgaactgtgacaATATCGTATAAAAGAACAATACCCATGGAAACAGGTAatgaagcaaagcaaaacatacAGAACAACATCGATGCTGCTAGTTGATGTACAgaatacttaaaaaaaaaaaacaggtgTAAGTAATCAGGAATTAGTATGGTTGTGCAAAGACCTAATGCTTTATTGCCATacaataaaagaaaacaagtcgcgtaaggcgaaaatacaacatttagtcaagctgtcgaattcacagaatgaaactgaacgcaatgcaatttttcagcaagaccgtaatactcgtagcatcgtcagtccaccgctcgtgacaaaggcagtgaaattgacaagaagagcggggtagtatagttgcgctgagaaggatagcacgcttttctgtacctctcttcgttttaactttctgagcgtgtttttaatccaaacatatcatatctatatgtttttggaatcaggaaccgacaaggaataagatgaaagtgtgtttaaatcgatttcggaaatttgattttgataatagtttttatatgtttaattttcagaccttgtttttaatccgaatataacatatttatatgtttttggaatcagaaaatgatgaagaataagattaacgtaaatgtggatcgtgttataaaaaaataattgtaattacaattttcagatttttaatgaccaaagtcattaattaatttttaagccaacaagctgaaatacaataccaaaccccggcctttgtcgaaaattgcttggccaaaattccaatcaatttgattgaaaaatgagggtgtgacagtgccgcctcaacttttacaaaaagccggatatgacgtcatcaaagacatttatcgaaaaaaaaaaaacgtccggggatgtcatacccaggaactctcatgtcaaatttcataaagatcggtccagtagtttactctcaatcgctctacacacacacacgcacacacacacacacacacacacacacatacatacaccacaccctcgtctcgattcccccctctacgttaaaacatttagtcaaaacttgactaaatgtaaaaacataaaTTTAAACATAACAagtatatttgtgaccctccaccacggaatgagtcgcatgtcacctttgcatgattttcatattaatgtgtgcattttcctaaagagtatTTTATGCTCTAtacagtggtgaaaaccgttttagaaaagagcaaaaactgtttgagttataagcctgtgactaaggtgaccctcacactcacacacccagacactccccggacttatattaagcctagcgcagaaccgcgcgaggtgacatgcgactcatttcgtggtggagggtcacatttatcaATTCTGAAAATCCTACCTCCATTACGAGACTAAAAgtttaaactgtgcaacaaaAGAAAGATTTTAAATGTGACCTGCTCACTGGGGGTGGTAATGGTCTGTTACACACGACGTACCTCTTTTCCATCTGAGAGTGTAGATCCCACCAACATTTTCCCAGCCACACGAATCGACACTAAAGTTGCAGGGAACTGCAATTAGATCATGGCACTTACAGTCTTCTCTTTTTGTAATACATGTACCAATTTTAGTTAGAGTATATTGAAGCTGCAACATGCGtggtgccacacacacacacacacacacacacacacaagcacgcacgcacgcacacacgcatgcacgcacgcacgcacgcacacaggcatgcacacaggcacgcacgcaggcatacacacacacacacacacacacacacacacacatacacacaaacacacacacacaaacacacacatacacacacatacacaaacaacacacacacacacacacaaacatacacacacacacacacacacacacacacacacacacacaaacgcatacacacacaccatcacttGCAACAATGGAAGCAACTTGCAGGTTACTGGTAATATACAAAGCAACCAACGTCTGCTGTCATCCAATACATTGCAACACAAATGAGTTTTAAACAGTACAAGTATGAAGGAAACACACATTTGTTCTTCTGCTGAAATCAAATACAATTACTTGGGATTAGAAAATGTACTTTCAGTTATAAgaataacattaaaaaaaaaataatggaTCATTTCAATTGTTATATCATTGATGCACAATCGATGAATCACTACCACTTTGGCTTTGTGATCTATGAAGTAGAAGAACAGACAAATACTATTACTTACACACATGGACACAAAACTAGCTTAGTTAGGCGGTAATGAATTGCCACTTCAATGTCAAGATGACGAGCTTTGTAAATATAGTTCATTTACCTTGACTGTAGTTTTCAGGTCCGTAGACTAGCTCATCAATGCTGCAAGCAAGCAATGTGCAAATAACTTGTATTCAATCTGTGCAACAACATGATCTGCTTTTCATTAATAAATACAAAcgaaataataaaataaactgAGATGAGACGATATGAGATGAGATACGATGCaatcagaaaaaaatatgaatAGTCCACAtgcccaacaacaacaacaaccacaacaacgtTTGCTACCACTCCTGCAGCGACTGCTACTATACACACTACAATTACTACAATGAGATAAGAtatgataagataagaaaagatTAAATAAGTCTACATTTCCAACAGCAATaacaacagccacaacaacatttactactactactactactactactactactactactacaactactactactactactactactactactgtgaCGACTACGACGACGACTACGACTACTACTAACACTACtgatactactactactacttttaCAATTATGAGATacgataaatagagaatactacatgacttgctgtgtcgtaccagatttacacgagtttttttttttaatattgaactgcgagcgaaagcgagctgttcactatttaaaaaagcaacgagtgtaaatctggtacgaaacagcaagccatgtagtattctgtttatcctacaaactgtattttactgaaaatgtcctgcattcgaggcagctaaattgaagacgcttgttttggaacctcgatctcttctaaagcctcgtgcaatctattacgtcaaagcaaagaaacgtcactctgaaagtgtggcgtgacgtgttagttctaaagattaatcgagggtaattagcgagcgcaattttttttcttctataaagacgtttgtctcggtgactttggcatcataagcagtggaaaaacaggtccctgccagacttgcttgacatgacctcatttacatgatatacacacgtgtgatttgaacgattattatctcacgggtgtctctctcacgtatgtaggataagatacgataagatggggcggggatatagctcagttggtagcgcgctggatttgtattcagttggacgctatcagcgtgagttcgatcccaggttcggcggaaatttatttcagagtcaactttgtgtgcagactctcttcggtgtccgacccctcccccgtgtacactacattgggtgtgcacgttaaagatcccacgattgacaaaagggtctttcctggcacagttaataattgtctacctatacccgtgtgacttggaataataggccgtgaaaggtaaatatgcgccgaaatggctgcaatctactggccgtataaaatttcatctcacacggcatcactgcagagcgcctagaactgtacccacggaatatgcgcgatataagcgtcattgattgattgattaagaaacgataagaaaaacaagtcgcgtaaggcgaaattactacatttagtcaagctgtcgaactcacagaataaaactgaacgcaccaagaccgcatactcgtagattcgtcagtccaccactcgtggcaaaggcagtgaaatcgacaagccagaatagtgcagtaatggtcgcgctgagagggatagcacgcttttctgtacccctcttcgttttaactttctgagcgtgattgtaatccaaacatatcatatctatatgtttttaaaatcaggaaccgacaaggaataagatgaaattggttttatatcgatttcggacattttattgtaatcataatttttatatttttaattttcagagcttgtttttaatccgaatataacatatttatatgtttttggaatcaaaaaatgatgaagaataagatgaacgtaattttggatcgttttgtaaaataattattttaattacaattttcagatttttaatgaccaaagtcatcaattaatttttatgcctccaagctgaaatgcaataccaaagtccggtctttgtcgaacattgcttggccaaaatgtcaatcaatttcattgaaaaatgagggtgtgacagtgccgcctcaacttttacaaaaagccggatatgacgtcatcaaagacattaatccaaaaaatgaaaaaaccgtctggggatattatactactgctactaccaCTTCCGCCGCCACGGCAaggaagacgacgacgacgacgacgacgacgacgacgacgacgacgacgacgatgatgacgatgatgatgatgatgatgatgatgatgatgatgatgatgatgatgatgatgatgatgatgatgatgatgatgatgatgatgatgatgatgatgatgatgatgatgatgatgatgatgatgatgatgatgacttgCACAACTCAGAAAATTGAGAAGAAGAAATACCTGAGCAAGTTTGCGTCAGCTAAGCTGAAAGCGAGCATAACGTGTAGAGCTACCATTAGCAGCGACATGCCTACATTCAAGGAAAGATAAGTAATGAAGGATGTTTTAACTCCTGCAGTCAGTTGTTGAATTTGAACTcccactctgtgtgtgtgtgtgtgtgtgtgtgtgtgtgtgtgtgtgtgtgtgtgtgtgtgtgtgtgtgtgtgtgtgtgtgtttgtgtgtgtgtgtgtatgtgtgtgcgtgcgtgcgtgcgtgtgtgcgtgtatgtgtgtgtgtgtgtgtgtgtgtgttgaacatTGAAATCACTGCCTTTGTTGGATGTTGCGAGTATTGTTAGTTCCGGAAACAGGCCCTCCAACCATTGGTTTGACAGGAAAGATTTACGATCTCACGTGTCAAGTACCAGCAGTGAGTCTACTTTTTTGTCCACTGTGTGCAAGTAAAAATGAtcagaacaagcacacacaacacGTCTCCATTAGTTGTGCAGTTTTGTATCGATGTGTTGATAATGTAGGCATATATAAAATTAAGAAAGGGACTTAGAATAATATCATTATTTTCAAATCAAGCAACACTAATCATGTAACAATAGACTGATCGACTACCGAAGGTTACAACTATTTGGCGTATATTTGAAAAGTAATATGTGTAATGTTCTTAGGATTATAGAGTCTGTTGACTGGAACAAGTCCAGTTGTTGTACTCGCCGACATTCGAGTGACTTGTttcgtgtgtttgattgtgtgtgtgtatgtgtgtgtgtgtgtgtgtgtgtgtgtgtgtgtgtgtgtgtgtgtgtgtgtgcatgtgggtgtgtgtatgtgtgtgtgtgtgtatgccgtctccctgttttgtgtgtgtgtgtgtgtgtgtgtgtatgtgtgtgtgtgtgtgtatgtgagtgtgtgtgtgtgtgtgtgtgtgtgtgtatgtgtgtgtgtgtgtgtgtgagcatgtgtgtgtgtgtgtgtgtgagtatgcgttcgtgagtgtgtatgtgtgcgtgcgtgtgtgtgtgtgagtgtgtgtgtgtgagcgtgtgtgtgtgtgtgcgtgtgtatgtgtgtgtgtgtgtgtgtgtgtgagtgtacgtgtatctgtgtgagtgtgtgcttgaacgtatgtgtgtgtgtgtgtgtctgtgtgtctgtgtgcgtgtgtgcatgaatgaatgtgtgtgtgtgtgtgtgtgtgtgtgtgtgtgtgtgtgtgtgtgtgtgtgtgtgtgtgtgtgtgtgtgtgtgtgtgtgtgtgtgtgtgtgtgtattttgttttcCTGTTGGTAGGCGTTGCAATTGTTTTTTTTCCAGGGTAACGGCCTTTGTTTTATATAGGTAGGTAACAGGATCAAAATGTTGAATGTGAAAACTATGACATCAGAATGTAAGCGGaacatttattttcttctcCATTGTTGCCAACAGTACAAGTGTATGCACATAGTAATGAAGtacatgtgtgtacgtgtatcgGTTTACTAGCATAGCTTCACATGTTTCtcctttaaaacaaaaagaatcttaCCTTTTCTTGTAATTAAAGAGCAAGTTAAATGTATACAGTACATGCCGTTTGCATAAAGTATGCCACGATGAAACAAAAACGGAGCAAATTATGCTTAACAACTAtaaacaaagcacacacaacaAGTTGAACAACGAAAACATGCAAATCCGTCGAATACAAAATTTGAAGTAAGCACAAACACAACATGTCCTTAAtcacacaacaaaatcaaaatactcccaaaacaaaattaaattaataacaaaacaaaatcaaaataaatgtAGCTTCACACATCCGTCTACTCAAAAGCTTCCTAAACTTTAAACATTAACTTTACACTTCCAGCGCATGTAAGACTCCTCGATGTACTTGCGCTTGCTAATGAGATAGTACGCAATTTCCTAAACTTCACTTAACAAATTGGCATTTAAATTTAACGCAAACTAACAATGACAGAAATATTCCTTTTGTCATAATTTGAAACACACTGTACGTACTCCATAGATGCTGAAGCATTCAATTTCATATCAGAAATAAGGAAATTACaactacaaaaaaacacacaattcaATTAAGGAAGTTAACATACACAACATATGCAATACACAAATTAAACGTTTTAAAAGGTCGTTGATGGATTGTTGATTATTGTATGTGTTTATTGTAGTTTCTTGTTTTGAGAACCCAGAGGGTCATCCGACACCGATTCAGCATCGACCTTACGTATATCCTGTCGTGTTGTCGGCCTACTCTTTAAAAAATCTTCAAATGTAGTTGATGGATATAGCGAATAACATTTTACCGAGGACGTAATACAACTAACAATACAACAATAAATAAAGCAGTcatgagaagaagaaaataaaaacagaagGAAATTTAGTGTCATGATCATCATCTGTACAAGAATTAAGCTCCGGTATTTGAAACAATTGAAGAAATGAATGGCACTCTGAAAGTTACTGTCGACATACAACATAATGTTGTGTGGGACGGCACAATTGTGAACATGAAAACAGTGCATGAATTTGAACACTGTCAAGCAAAATGTTAAAAACCAGCATACATGAACATACATGGATGCGATACatggaacaacaacaaaataagagGTAAGAAAGAGTCAGAAAGAGGTCATGTTTATTACCGTCAACTTTCTTACAGATCCTTCACATACCTTTAGTGGTGACAGCCAAACAAAACTGTATGCGGTTTGCCAGTTCGCATCTCCCgcaaacaagtaaataattaccATTTCCCGTGAACACGTTCTTGGGCTAAAAGCTGTATGTGGTATGCCCACATGAACCCACATACCATCTTTTAAAATTGTCTTACGTATAGTCACACACAATGTCTGGAGGTAAAGTACCCAACACATACATAATTCTTCCTCTTGTcgagactaatagacttccatGTAGGCTTTTGACGTAATCAATTCACCTGGGGGACCTGATGTGAACCTGGTCGAGGGCGACTTTAGCCTGCCCAGTGGCAATCAGACATTATTTCGTGAACATATTGTAGTTTTTGACTCATTGCATGAAAGACAATGAACCTTGGTATGGTTTTAAACGAATAGCTGCCTGAGGCATGACTGCAAGCCATAGGGACTCCGCGCACCTGGACTTGATAGATCCAGTAATTTTAAGACTTAGAAATGTTAAACATTAGATCTCAAAAGAAGGGAGCTTTACAATAGGTGTATATTTACACACTAAACGGACAGAGAGAATCAGCACGGTAAAATTACAGAAATATAAATAGCAAAACAGTGCACCTTAACCCAGTGGCTCACAGATAGCCCAATAGTACAAGCTACGTAGATAACCAATAATTGTGCAAATGCCGGAACACCCGGAAACACCCGCTATTTAGCTTGCTTAtagctactttcacttttgcTTTTATATTGTCACAATGCAAGCAATATGTCATGTATATTTCCGTTGCTACCCGCTTGCATTGTATCTGGTGGGATAGGTTTTTCCAAagcataatcatcatcatcatcatcatcatcgtagtcgtcgtcgtcgtcgtcgtcatcatggTCGTCGTCGTGGTGGTCGTGGTCGTGGTCGTCGTCATGTCCATGACCGTCAAGTCTGACGATTAGAACTGTCCTGTGTTCATTGGGCATCAGACATTTCCTCAAGTGATGGTACCATTATATAACAGTTGATACCCCGTTACAGGATATGTGTTTAGCCCCATATGGCACGGAATGTGCATGAGTTTGTTATATTTTAGTTTTGACTTCTTAGATCCAACAGTTTAAATATAGTTTGAAAAATTCGTGCGACCAGGACTAAATAAAATATGTCGAGGAACGGAAGTCGGGACTCATGACACAGGAGAGTGAAAGAAGAAAATCACTCTCTGATTAATATTCACTGGATTATTCAGGATAGTTTtggagcagttttgagcaaatacATGCAGgcgtttctaaattacagtacagaAAATGACCCTCGAAGTTATAAGGTCCAATTCGTAACacaactttccaaaatggctcAATATGTGTAATATAATTAGACTGTAATACACAGTACAGGATGTGACAATAGTGGCAGCAAAACAGTAATGCTATCATATTTACTGAGTGTATTTGATCATGCGATACAACGTTGTGAGAAGAAACACATCTTCGCAAAGCTTAATAATACTGATCAAGGCAGCAGCAATTTGCGGCAATGTGACGTACATTATAATCCATACAGTCAAGTAACGCCTAAATTGAATCATTGCATAACTAGTCTAAGTAGTTTACACACGTTTGAGACAGTTCATAAAAATATGCAAGTGATAATCTCCCCAGGGGTAAAAGTAATGATATGCCATACGAGCAACCAATGACATAGCAGGTTATAATTTCATAGACACTTTGATATGACATGACTTAAACTGGAGCTCGGTGTGCTTTGCAAAACTCAGAAGAATTCATAAACCATGCCTGAAAAAGGCGTCATTTTACCAAATGAAGATCGAGGCTAGATTAATGCGTACCCTTTACGAGTTAAGAGACGTTCTCCTACCTCAACAAAACGTCCTGCATTTTCGTGTCCGCaaaaagtaaagaaaataaacataaGCAGACTACAATGACAGAGAAAACAAACCCAGGCAGATCCTTGAACAATCTGCAAATAGTTGGAAAATAAGGCGCCGTTTATCATTGCTGACTAATTGTTGTAAACGTGATTTGCATCGTTTTGCTTACGAGGCTTGCCGAGAGCGGTCTTCGCCACAGGCAGTTCATAGCCATCGCTATCTCTAGTGCTAGCAAATAATGTGTCGTAGGGTTTGTCATCTCTGTTGTCATTGGTCGGTGTTTCATATATAtttctctgattggtcagtgTTTCATATGGCCTGTTCTCGTCGGTTCCGTGCGACAGGGGTTCGTACTGGTTGGTTTGAGTGGTCAGTGAATCGTCCGGGATTTCTCCGTTGTTCTGATTGATCAATCCACCACGTGTGTTTTCTGGTGTCAAGTACATTTCGGTTGATTCTGACGATCTTGCGGGATTATTAGCTGCTGCTTGCTCTGCAATGAAGACGAAGTAGAATGCGCGATGTAATCAGGAGCGGAAAACATATACTTGTTCTTTCATAAGGGTGTGTGCTAAAACTTTGGAGTATTGTATACCGACGTTTTGTTATAAGGTCTAATATGGAAACGTTGAAACTAAATGATTTTAATTGTGTATAATATGCACGCATGTTACAGTCACTCTAATTAAGCGGAGTTTTTACTCGAAATAGCGAAGTACTGTTGTTTTGGAGTTGTATTGTATTATGAATTGTATTCTAATTTATTTCCTTGCACTGTAGTGTACGTTATTGTATTGAAGTGTGTGGAAGTGTATATACTGTACTGtttttgtattgcattgtattgcattgtattgcattgtattgcattgtattgcattgtattgtattgctttgtattttattgtattatattgctttgtattttattgtatttCATTGTATTTCATTGTATTTCATTGTATTTCATTGTATTTCATTGTATTTCATTGTATTtcattgtattgtatggtatcGTAttatattgcattgtattgtatgatATGATACGATatgatattgtattgtataaGTTAACTTTATTGTCAACCCTGCCCCTTACCTGGTCTGAAACTGGTGTTGGTCAAAGCTAGGGAAGTCCCACTGCCTGACCCAGGTGATctgtgaaaaaataaataaatgtaagATGACTCAAAGTTCAAACCGACAGCACTCAAGAGGTTATATGTTCAACACAGTGCAAACAGTGTAGCAGGCTACTGAGAGGTTCACGTCACGTTCAGCGTCACGAAGAAAATTAAATACTGAGGGCGCAGTACATTTGCCCAAATCAAcgttttctggaaataactctgtcaggatgttcaagcgttgtggaagagttgcgccccgctTGAGGgtgacaaacaaaaacacgtggTCGACCAGTTCAAACCACGATCTTAGCAAAGAACTGACTATGACcagtggcggatttaggggGCGGGGGCGGGTGATAAGGGGCCCGGGCCCCCTTttcagagaaaaaagagagagagaaagagagaaagagagagagagagagagaaagagagagagagagagacatacagagagatagagactgagacacagagagagagagagagagagagagagagagagagagagagagagagagagagatgattaaatgacagtttctgagctcaggtgaccctagattgcagcattttgcttccttgaaaaaaacaaatatcCGGGGAGGCTAAGGGTGCCCGGGCCCCCCCTTCAGGGacaaaagggagagagagagagagagagagagagagagagagagagagagagagagaaatagagatagagagagagaaagagagagagagagcgatagagagagaaatagagagagagagaaaaaaatatatagagagagagaaagagagagagagagagagaaagagagagagagagagagagagagagagagagagagagagagagagagagagagagagagagagagagagagagagagagatgattaaatgacagtttctcagctcaggtggccctagattgcagcattttgcttcattgaaaaattaaatttccggggggggggggggcatacccCCGGACCCTCCTAGCATTCGGGCGATTTGCGCCCTCAAGTGTGTGCAAAAACGTTTGGGTGGGCCCCCCCTTCCTTAAGATCTTGGATCCGCCAGTGATGACGTGTATGCTACGCATAGTCCATTCGATATGACTCCATAACTTTTGA from Littorina saxatilis isolate snail1 linkage group LG7, US_GU_Lsax_2.0, whole genome shotgun sequence carries:
- the LOC138971295 gene encoding uncharacterized protein, with protein sequence MSLLMVALHVMLAFSLADANLLSIDELVYGPENYSQVPCNFSVDSCGWENVGGIYTLRWKREPGFMELNMKRNYKDKGRLASPWLPPLQGYKCRLSFQYFIPFPNWSRPTCRLSLIRLTEEGEQTIWSTTQYTGFYDRFSKLVAERVKCDDVPYRMVFEGSQFCRKFHRLKLLDGSIRVKNVNFEVCPPPQAELMSTTESHKSVGNLMKRRVASPKKKRTCDWEEYDGLDSHPSTNTLGNGPLAGIVIASVVFVALVAGAIIAVLKRQKPRDECEHRLLAGLRSDSNTYDGIGAYQEVSLGAYDEGEEERSENTLRTADAYNRLGANDVPTAKHAGCPENHYDHFTDTGGQYSTTNEEGRRRDQHRDMAADQYTHI